The genomic region CGACATCCGCTCGCCCCGCTACATCAATCAATTCAGCCCCATCGAACTGGACCGGATTACCGCCGCGCAACCGGACGGTGCGTTGTGGGTGCGCTTCAGGCTGCAACCCGGCAAGCACGAGCAAGTGCTACGGGTATTCGCCCCAGACCTGGCACATCTGAACCTGTACGTGCTCGACGGCGACACCCTGGTGGAGCAGCAAGCCACCGGCACCCGCCAGCCCCAGGCCGAGCGCCCGCTGCCCAGCAGCGACTTCATGCTGCCGATGCCCCAAAGCCAGAAGCCGCTGGACGTGTACCTGCGCATGGTCTCGGAACACGAGCTGCGCCCCTACATCACCCTGGAGCCCGCCGTACTCGCCGCGGCCAACCAGAACCAGACGCTGATCTACGGGCTGCTGTTCGGCTGCCTGGTGATGCTGATCCTGCATAACCTGACCCGCTACGCCTACCATCGCTCCCGCAGCAGCCTGTGGCTCGCCGCCTGCGAAGTGTTGCTGCTGCTCAGCCTGGCGCTGTTGCTCAATGTGGTCGGCCCGTGGCTGCCGAACTGGCACGCGGTACAAACCCCCGGCGCGTACCTCGCCCTGCTGCTGACGGCGCCGTGCGGGCTGATGTTTGCCTATCGCTTCTTTGCGCCTCTTGGCCCGCATCCGCTGAACAAACTGCTGATGGCCGACATTCTGTTGATCGTCCTCAGCGGGCTTTTGCTGCTGTTCGTCAATACGTTGCCGCTGAACATCATCACCTACGCCCTGGTGGCGCTGGCCGGCCTGAGCATGCTGTTCGTCTCTGCCTATCACTGGCAAAAAGGTTATCGCCCGGCGCGCCTGTTCATGGTGGCGATGGTGATATTCAACATCGGCACGCTGATTATCCTGCCGGCCTTGCTGGGCCTGACACTGGTGGCGCCCCAAGGCTTGATCGTTACCCTGCTCGGTTTTATCTGCCTCAGCGGCCTGTTGATGAGCCTGGCCTTGGGCGAACGCCAGCGCGCCATCACCGAAGACAACTTCAGCCTCAGCCGCGATCTGGCGGCGAGCAATGCCGAAATCGCCGCCAAGGCCGAGTTCCTGGCGAAGATCAGCCACGAAATCCGCACCCCTATGAACGGCGTGCTGGGCATGACCGAACTGCTGCTGGGCACGCCGCTGTCGGTCAAGCAGCGCGACTACGTGCAAACCATCCACAGTGCCGGCAACGAATTGCTCACGCTGATCAACGAGATTCTCGACATCTCCAAGCTCGAATCCGGGCAGATCGAACTGGATGACGTGCAGTTCGACCTCAACGCGTTGATCGAAGACTGCCTGAGTATTTTCCGCGCCAAGGCCGAGCAGCAAAACGTCGAGCTGATCAGCTTTATCCAGCCCCAGGTGCCACGAGTCATCAGCGGCGACCCGACGCGTCTGCGCCAGGCACTGTTGAGCCTGCTGGAAAACGCCCTGCAAAAAACCGATGAAGGCGAAGTGCTGATCGTCGTGGCGCTGGACGAGCGCAGCAGCAAGCCGCGCCTGCGCATTGCGGTGCAAGACAGCGGCCTGCCGATGGAGCCCGCCGAGCGCGACGCCCTGCTGCACAGCGAATTGCACAGCAAGAATTTCCTGTCTGCCACACGTCTGAGCGGCCATCTGGGCCTGGTCATTGCCCGCCAGTTGATCCTGTTGATGAACGGCGAGTTCGGCATCAAGAGTGGCAGCCAACAAGGCAGCACCCTGTGGCTGACCTTGCCACTGGACCCGGAACGTCTCGAACATCCAACCTCCGACCTCGACGGCCCGCTCAAGGGCGCGCGCGTGCTGGTGGTGGACGACAACGACACCTGCCGCAAAGTGCTGGTGCAGCAATGCACGGCCTGGGGCCTGAACGTGAGTGCCGTGCCTTCGGGCAAGGAAGCCCTGGCGCTGCTGCGCACCAAGGCGCACCTGCGGGATTACTTCGATGTGGTGCTGCTGGACCAGAACATGCCCGGCATGACCGGCATGCAACTGGCGGCGAAGATCAAGGAAGACCCGAGCCTGAACCACGACATCTTGCTGATCATGCTCACCGGCATCAGCAATGCGCCGAGCAAGATCATCGCGCGCAACTGCGGGATCAAACGCATCCTCGCCAAACCCGTGGCCGGCTACACCCTCAAGACCACCCTTGCCGACGAGTTGACCCAACGCAGCAAGGGCACTGTGCAACCGCGCCAGGCGGCGATCAGCGCACCGGTCCCGGTGACCGTGCCGAATGACTTCCGGATTCTGGTGGCCGAAGACAACAGCATCTCCACCAAGGTGATTCGTGGCATGCTCGGCAAGCTCAACCTGCAGCCGGACACCGCGAGCAATGGTGAAGAAGCGTTGCAAGCGATGAAAACCCAGCGGTATGACCTGGTGTTGATGGACTGTGAAATGCCGATCCTCGACGGCTTCTCCGCCACCCAGCAACTGCGGGC from Pseudomonas yamanorum harbors:
- a CDS encoding hybrid sensor histidine kinase/response regulator is translated as MRWLRIAIGFTVSLLTLLCLLPAQAAAQGSGWAVLLDEQADLQLSDIRSPRYINQFSPIELDRITAAQPDGALWVRFRLQPGKHEQVLRVFAPDLAHLNLYVLDGDTLVEQQATGTRQPQAERPLPSSDFMLPMPQSQKPLDVYLRMVSEHELRPYITLEPAVLAAANQNQTLIYGLLFGCLVMLILHNLTRYAYHRSRSSLWLAACEVLLLLSLALLLNVVGPWLPNWHAVQTPGAYLALLLTAPCGLMFAYRFFAPLGPHPLNKLLMADILLIVLSGLLLLFVNTLPLNIITYALVALAGLSMLFVSAYHWQKGYRPARLFMVAMVIFNIGTLIILPALLGLTLVAPQGLIVTLLGFICLSGLLMSLALGERQRAITEDNFSLSRDLAASNAEIAAKAEFLAKISHEIRTPMNGVLGMTELLLGTPLSVKQRDYVQTIHSAGNELLTLINEILDISKLESGQIELDDVQFDLNALIEDCLSIFRAKAEQQNVELISFIQPQVPRVISGDPTRLRQALLSLLENALQKTDEGEVLIVVALDERSSKPRLRIAVQDSGLPMEPAERDALLHSELHSKNFLSATRLSGHLGLVIARQLILLMNGEFGIKSGSQQGSTLWLTLPLDPERLEHPTSDLDGPLKGARVLVVDDNDTCRKVLVQQCTAWGLNVSAVPSGKEALALLRTKAHLRDYFDVVLLDQNMPGMTGMQLAAKIKEDPSLNHDILLIMLTGISNAPSKIIARNCGIKRILAKPVAGYTLKTTLADELTQRSKGTVQPRQAAISAPVPVTVPNDFRILVAEDNSISTKVIRGMLGKLNLQPDTASNGEEALQAMKTQRYDLVLMDCEMPILDGFSATQQLRAWEVSNQRIRTPVVALTAHILSEHKERARQAGMDGHMAKPVELSQLRELVEYWVAQRQQRPEHAPT